A window of the Euzebya pacifica genome harbors these coding sequences:
- a CDS encoding NAD(P)H-dependent glycerol-3-phosphate dehydrogenase encodes MTTTVAVMGAGSWGTAFGSICADTGADVRLWARRPEVADTINAGLGNPEYLPDIGLNEALRATADPDEALSGADIVVLAVPSHALVESLAAWHALVPRDAVAVSLVKGIALDTGRWASEVIRDAWDLPDGRAVVASGPNLARECAQRFPSGTVVAGPDEAVCARVQAICHTPWFRVYTNPDRTGVEVGGAVKNAIALAAGMADGMGYGENTKAMLLTRGLAEMTRLGLALGGRAMTFAGLAGMGDLVATCTSSQSRNRHVGEQLGRGRPLQVIIDEMNMVAEGVKSSPAIAGIARDHDVEMPIVEHVVRVLHDGLDPQDMAVALMGRSPKSEFHGMEEARG; translated from the coding sequence GTGACCACCACCGTTGCGGTCATGGGCGCCGGGTCGTGGGGGACCGCGTTCGGCTCGATCTGCGCCGACACCGGGGCGGACGTGCGGCTGTGGGCCCGGCGACCCGAGGTGGCCGACACCATCAACGCGGGCCTCGGTAACCCCGAGTACCTGCCCGACATCGGGCTGAACGAGGCGTTGCGGGCCACCGCGGACCCCGACGAGGCGCTGTCCGGCGCCGACATCGTGGTCCTCGCCGTGCCGAGCCACGCGCTGGTCGAGTCGTTGGCCGCGTGGCACGCCCTCGTCCCACGCGATGCGGTGGCCGTCAGCCTCGTGAAGGGGATCGCCCTGGACACGGGCCGGTGGGCCAGCGAGGTCATCCGTGACGCCTGGGACCTTCCCGACGGGCGAGCGGTCGTGGCGAGCGGGCCGAACCTGGCTCGCGAGTGCGCACAGCGGTTCCCCTCCGGCACCGTGGTGGCGGGCCCGGACGAGGCCGTCTGCGCTCGGGTGCAGGCCATCTGCCACACCCCCTGGTTCCGGGTCTACACCAACCCCGATCGCACCGGTGTGGAGGTGGGCGGGGCCGTGAAGAACGCCATCGCCCTCGCCGCCGGGATGGCCGACGGGATGGGCTACGGCGAGAACACCAAGGCGATGCTGCTGACCCGGGGGCTGGCCGAGATGACCCGCCTGGGCCTTGCCCTGGGCGGACGCGCGATGACCTTCGCGGGGCTGGCGGGCATGGGCGACCTGGTCGCCACCTGCACCAGCAGCCAGTCGCGCAACCGCCACGTCGGCGAGCAGCTGGGCCGGGGCCGACCCCTCCAGGTGATCATCGACGAGATGAACATGGTGGCCGAAGGAGTGAAATCGTCCCCCGCGATCGCAGGCATCGCGCGGGACCACGACGTCGAGATGCCCATCGTGGAGCACGTGGTTCGTGTCCTCCACGATGGACTCGACCCGCAGGACATGGCCGTGGCGCTCATGGGACGATCTCCCAAGTCGGAGTTCCACGGCATGGAGGAGGCACGAGGATGA
- a CDS encoding cell wall-binding repeat-containing protein, with the protein MSRRFLVFALVPCLLATLLVAAPVVAHPERPAEFPAGALGTPSYRFDGNTYVVCKPDSEARLQVLPEALRTRNEAVLDDCAFEHINEAIAEVEANGEQGSRILVMPGVYREEPYVGAVDPACLEIEPPADDEGGGIMDIGAIPLPPMQQHELNQQEDPTEDEGNNNPGALVLSYEQQRECPFLQNLIPILGDTDDDGVCDNNLCNLQIEGTGASPLDTVIDGDYSQLNGIRADRADGLYLRNFTVQRFEFNAVYIIESDGFVFEEMITRWNDEYGFLSFAVDHGLYQNCEGYGNGDSAIYPGSATDLNQEAGLFDDNEGLRFGTEIRGCRGHHNTLGYSGTAGNSVHTHHNEFDRNLVGAATDSLFPDHPGLPQDHAYFHDNLFHSNNTGYYERDLLAGKCTGPFSERDYDEGVVCPVVPLPVGTGLVLAGGNYNLFENNRFYDNWRQGTFQFFVPATLRGEDAPDKQFDTSNFNTWRGSTYGVNINGLAQPNGTDMVWDGEGEGNCWTDNVGIDGGAPTTAVGDGSGIFEVPGIPFPGCDPRPPFTPGPGIVTAAQCASYSRGSEPNPPGCNWFSTPEPPADRTPEGPTVDRLAGAERIETNLLTSRSAFPGQSANVVLATADNFADALAGAPLAAHLEAPLLITPTGGLDDRVAEEITRLGAQRVWLLGQTAALSDTVVADLEALGIREITRVGGANRFETATLIAGMIGSGNAFLVEGGDFASALSASAVGALVGRPVLLTSADTISPELETFLEGGLMVDIRLVGSAVSDAVMAELPVVQPRIVDIERTAGADATETSALMAELGVQIGQDDTELWIATVDNWPDALGAAAAAAVDEGVLLQVPSSLDGESPALDYITEKNAILEHIRIAGGTAAVSQEVEDTILTATGGATGDVRGDRSHGTFVSTGSVAPLPDVDAAYADVTGTATMVRTIHGTTEVEVLVEGMPANTFAPVHVHVGSCEEAGGDHFQFVPGGSMMPPNEIHPRFTSDAVGVGRGTDTAFAIAGNDARSVVIHDPDGNKVACAEFDGPEIPDGAATTPALASFMAPELGMGDDDSGMPTWLWYAVAGWILISLLLGWVPRRVRARRTS; encoded by the coding sequence GTGTCCAGACGTTTTCTCGTGTTCGCCCTCGTGCCCTGCTTGTTGGCCACCCTGCTGGTGGCTGCCCCCGTCGTGGCGCACCCCGAACGGCCCGCCGAGTTCCCGGCCGGCGCGCTCGGGACACCGTCCTACCGCTTCGACGGCAACACCTACGTGGTCTGCAAGCCCGACTCCGAGGCGCGCCTGCAGGTGCTGCCCGAGGCGCTGCGCACCCGCAACGAAGCGGTGCTCGACGACTGTGCGTTCGAGCACATCAACGAGGCGATCGCCGAGGTCGAGGCCAACGGCGAGCAGGGCAGCCGGATCCTGGTGATGCCCGGCGTGTACCGCGAGGAGCCCTACGTGGGCGCCGTCGACCCGGCGTGCCTGGAGATCGAGCCCCCCGCCGACGACGAGGGCGGCGGCATCATGGACATCGGCGCCATCCCCCTGCCCCCCATGCAGCAGCACGAGCTGAACCAGCAGGAGGACCCCACCGAGGACGAGGGCAACAACAACCCCGGCGCGCTGGTGCTGTCCTACGAGCAGCAGCGTGAGTGCCCGTTCCTGCAGAACCTGATCCCGATCCTGGGCGACACCGACGACGACGGGGTCTGCGACAACAACCTCTGCAACCTGCAGATCGAGGGCACCGGCGCCTCGCCCCTGGACACCGTGATCGACGGCGACTACTCCCAGCTCAACGGCATCCGTGCCGACCGGGCCGACGGGTTGTACCTGCGGAACTTCACCGTCCAGCGGTTCGAGTTCAACGCCGTCTACATCATCGAGTCCGACGGGTTCGTCTTCGAGGAGATGATCACCCGCTGGAACGACGAGTACGGGTTCCTGTCCTTCGCCGTGGACCACGGGCTGTACCAGAACTGCGAGGGGTACGGCAACGGCGACTCCGCCATCTACCCGGGCTCGGCGACCGACCTCAACCAGGAGGCGGGCCTCTTCGACGACAACGAGGGCCTGCGCTTCGGCACCGAGATCCGCGGCTGCCGTGGCCACCACAACACCCTCGGCTACTCCGGCACGGCCGGCAACTCCGTGCACACCCACCACAACGAGTTCGACCGCAACCTCGTCGGTGCGGCGACCGACTCGTTGTTCCCCGACCACCCGGGCCTGCCGCAGGACCACGCCTACTTCCACGACAACCTGTTCCACTCCAACAACACCGGCTACTACGAGCGTGACCTGCTGGCCGGCAAGTGCACCGGGCCGTTCAGCGAGCGGGACTACGACGAGGGCGTCGTCTGTCCGGTCGTGCCCCTCCCCGTCGGAACCGGCCTCGTGCTGGCCGGCGGCAACTACAACCTCTTCGAGAACAACCGCTTCTACGACAACTGGCGCCAGGGCACCTTCCAGTTCTTCGTGCCGGCGACGCTGCGTGGCGAGGACGCCCCCGACAAGCAGTTCGACACCTCCAACTTCAACACCTGGCGCGGGTCGACCTACGGCGTGAACATCAACGGCCTGGCCCAGCCCAACGGCACCGACATGGTGTGGGACGGCGAGGGCGAGGGCAACTGCTGGACCGACAACGTCGGCATCGACGGCGGAGCTCCCACCACCGCCGTCGGCGACGGGTCCGGCATCTTCGAGGTCCCGGGCATCCCGTTCCCCGGCTGCGACCCGCGTCCCCCGTTCACCCCCGGGCCGGGCATCGTCACGGCCGCACAGTGCGCCTCCTACTCACGCGGCAGCGAGCCCAACCCGCCCGGCTGCAACTGGTTCTCCACCCCCGAACCGCCGGCCGACCGCACCCCCGAGGGCCCCACGGTCGACCGACTGGCCGGTGCCGAGCGCATCGAGACCAACCTGCTGACCTCCCGCTCGGCCTTCCCGGGTCAGTCCGCCAACGTCGTGCTGGCCACGGCGGACAACTTCGCCGACGCCCTCGCGGGTGCCCCGCTGGCGGCGCACCTCGAGGCCCCGCTGCTGATCACCCCGACCGGCGGCCTGGACGACCGCGTCGCCGAGGAGATCACCCGCCTGGGCGCCCAGCGCGTCTGGCTGCTCGGCCAGACGGCGGCCCTCTCCGACACCGTGGTCGCCGACCTCGAGGCGCTGGGGATCCGTGAGATCACCCGCGTCGGTGGCGCGAACCGCTTCGAGACGGCCACGTTGATCGCAGGGATGATCGGGTCCGGCAACGCCTTCCTCGTCGAGGGTGGCGACTTCGCCTCAGCGCTGTCGGCCTCCGCCGTCGGTGCCCTGGTCGGACGGCCCGTGCTGCTGACGTCAGCCGACACCATCTCCCCCGAGCTCGAGACCTTCCTCGAGGGCGGCCTGATGGTCGACATCCGCCTGGTGGGTTCGGCCGTGTCCGACGCGGTGATGGCCGAGCTGCCGGTCGTGCAGCCCCGCATCGTCGACATCGAGCGGACCGCAGGTGCCGACGCGACCGAGACCAGCGCGTTGATGGCCGAGCTCGGCGTCCAGATCGGGCAGGACGACACCGAGCTGTGGATCGCCACGGTCGACAACTGGCCGGACGCGCTGGGCGCGGCCGCGGCAGCTGCCGTCGACGAGGGCGTCCTGCTGCAGGTCCCGTCCTCGCTGGACGGCGAGTCGCCGGCGCTGGACTACATCACCGAGAAGAACGCGATCCTCGAGCACATCCGCATCGCCGGTGGGACCGCCGCGGTCAGCCAGGAGGTGGAGGACACCATCCTCACCGCCACCGGCGGCGCCACGGGCGACGTCCGGGGTGACCGTTCGCACGGCACGTTCGTGTCGACCGGTTCCGTCGCGCCGCTGCCCGACGTCGACGCGGCCTACGCCGACGTGACCGGGACGGCCACGATGGTCCGGACGATCCACGGCACCACCGAGGTCGAGGTGCTGGTGGAGGGCATGCCGGCCAACACCTTCGCGCCGGTCCACGTGCACGTCGGTTCGTGCGAGGAGGCCGGTGGCGATCACTTCCAGTTCGTGCCCGGTGGTTCGATGATGCCGCCCAACGAGATCCACCCGCGCTTCACCTCCGACGCGGTCGGCGTGGGTCGCGGAACCGACACGGCGTTCGCCATCGCGGGCAACGACGCCCGCTCGGTGGTCATCCACGACCCGGACGGCAACAAGGTGGCCTGTGCGGAGTTCGACGGACCCGAGATCCCCGACGGTGCGGCGACGACGCCGGCGTTGGCCTCGTTCATGGCACCGGAGCTCGGGATGGGCGACGACGACAGCGGCATGCCGACGTGGCTGTGGTACGCCGTCGCCGGCTGGATCCTGATCAGCCTGCTGCTCGGCTGGGTGCCCCGTCGGGTGCGTGCCCGCCGGACGAGCTGA
- the cofC gene encoding 2-phospho-L-lactate guanylyltransferase, producing the protein MVCPDPVVDSRPQPAVVAVVPLKAIGSSKTRMAPALSPDDRALLLRRTFDRVVAAARRCVAVTEVLVVVGDDRGASWAMMSGASIVRETPGPGGLNAALAEVDASLGKTPSLVIPADLPLVTGEDLDAMVDALPGVPGVVVCPTADGGTGGLLRAPGGIVPPCYGPGSADAHVDAARRAGVPVRRLLLPGLALDLDRPSDIALAGGWRAVTSGSTGPGGAGDSETRPVERYPHR; encoded by the coding sequence GTGGTTTGTCCGGACCCAGTCGTCGACAGCCGCCCCCAGCCGGCGGTCGTTGCGGTCGTGCCGCTGAAGGCCATCGGGTCCTCCAAGACGCGGATGGCGCCGGCGCTGTCCCCCGACGACCGGGCGCTGCTGCTGCGACGGACCTTCGACCGGGTCGTCGCGGCGGCCCGGCGGTGCGTCGCGGTCACCGAGGTGCTGGTGGTCGTCGGGGACGACCGCGGCGCGTCCTGGGCGATGATGTCGGGTGCGTCGATCGTGCGGGAGACCCCGGGGCCCGGCGGGCTGAACGCCGCGCTGGCCGAGGTCGACGCCTCGCTGGGCAAGACCCCGAGCCTGGTGATCCCCGCCGACCTGCCGTTGGTGACCGGCGAGGACCTGGACGCGATGGTCGACGCCCTGCCCGGTGTGCCCGGGGTGGTCGTCTGCCCGACCGCGGACGGCGGCACCGGCGGGCTGCTGCGTGCGCCGGGAGGGATCGTGCCACCCTGCTACGGACCGGGCTCGGCCGACGCCCACGTCGACGCCGCCCGGCGGGCCGGGGTGCCGGTGCGTCGCCTCCTCCTCCCCGGGCTGGCCCTGGACCTGGACCGTCCCAGCGACATCGCCCTCGCCGGCGGCTGGCGGGCGGTCACCTCGGGTTCGACAGGGCCGGGTGGGGCGGGCGACTCGGAGACTCGACCGGTCGAGCGGTACCCTCACCGCTGA
- a CDS encoding cold-shock protein, whose protein sequence is MPQGTIKSFDHGTRSGSLVLDDMTEFAYDTATFQASALAELRIGQRVRFDLEGSGDDRRVTNLQLVSL, encoded by the coding sequence ATGCCGCAGGGCACGATCAAATCGTTCGACCACGGCACCCGGTCGGGCAGCCTGGTCCTGGACGACATGACCGAGTTCGCCTACGACACCGCCACCTTCCAGGCCTCCGCGCTCGCCGAGCTGCGGATCGGCCAGCGTGTGCGCTTCGACCTCGAGGGCAGCGGCGACGACCGTCGCGTCACCAACCTCCAGCTCGTCTCGCTGTAG
- a CDS encoding PrsW family intramembrane metalloprotease, with amino-acid sequence MSLFLLALAGAVIPCLLWLWFFYSRDRHDPEPIGLIIRLFLIGALPVAFVAGIANAVALLVIAGGDLSGDRALLLLPVLAIGIAPVTEETLKYWGAKLGAWRNKAFNEPMDGIIYGTTVGLGFAAAETTDYLVQAWMGVGPLGSPIDFCDAGLECFAVTAFLRGMGSAVLHATASGIAGYGMSRRRLEGRPVTTAIGFVLLAMVMHALWNTASFLVLVIPVVVYAQLVKGALERSPFVARAVVPERYWVPERFGVPGTWPTGGAPAEWRGGPPPPGSRPPTWPAPPPPTPAPRRPDGPPGPPGPDRGPTSP; translated from the coding sequence ATGTCCCTCTTCCTGCTCGCCCTGGCCGGGGCAGTCATCCCGTGCCTGCTGTGGCTGTGGTTCTTCTACTCCCGCGACCGCCACGACCCCGAGCCCATCGGGCTGATCATCCGGCTGTTCCTCATCGGCGCGCTGCCGGTGGCGTTCGTCGCCGGGATCGCCAACGCCGTGGCGCTGCTGGTGATCGCCGGGGGCGACCTGTCGGGGGACCGGGCGCTGCTGCTGCTGCCGGTGCTGGCGATCGGCATCGCCCCGGTGACGGAGGAGACGCTGAAGTACTGGGGAGCCAAGCTCGGTGCGTGGCGCAACAAGGCGTTCAACGAACCGATGGACGGGATCATCTACGGGACCACCGTCGGGCTCGGCTTCGCCGCCGCGGAGACGACGGACTACCTGGTCCAGGCGTGGATGGGGGTCGGGCCCCTGGGCTCGCCGATCGACTTCTGCGACGCGGGGCTGGAGTGCTTCGCCGTCACGGCGTTCCTGCGGGGGATGGGGTCGGCGGTGCTGCACGCCACGGCCAGCGGGATCGCCGGCTACGGGATGTCCCGCCGCCGGTTGGAGGGCCGCCCGGTCACGACGGCGATCGGCTTCGTGCTGCTTGCCATGGTGATGCACGCGCTGTGGAACACCGCCAGCTTCCTCGTGTTGGTCATCCCCGTCGTCGTCTACGCCCAGCTGGTCAAGGGCGCCCTCGAGCGATCCCCGTTCGTCGCGCGGGCCGTCGTGCCGGAGCGGTACTGGGTGCCCGAACGGTTCGGCGTCCCCGGCACGTGGCCGACCGGCGGTGCGCCCGCCGAGTGGCGCGGCGGCCCACCACCACCCGGTTCGCGTCCCCCGACGTGGCCCGCGCCCCCTCCTCCCACTCCAGCACCACGCCGACCCGACGGTCCGCCGGGCCCACCCGGCCCCGATCGGGGCCCAACCAGCCCATAG
- a CDS encoding alpha-ketoglutarate-dependent dioxygenase AlkB — MSATPVLARQPSLLDLDEGITHDPTFADVQRVRLDRGAWVDLSRGWVSGHESFFEAVLAAADWQVWTRPMFDKVVEQPRLSVSWSRSALPSGLEPIKAMSASLSARYGVPLTRVSANLYRDGADSVAWHGDTHLRTLPTATVAVLSLGHPRPFRLRPRGGGRSFGWSLGRGDLAVMGGTCQRTWQHAVPKVARSGPRICVMFRTEDWDGGGGRPSGPVHRG; from the coding sequence ATGAGCGCAACGCCGGTCCTTGCCCGCCAGCCCTCCCTGCTCGACCTCGACGAGGGCATCACCCACGACCCGACCTTCGCCGATGTGCAACGGGTCCGGCTGGACCGTGGTGCCTGGGTGGACCTGTCCCGCGGCTGGGTGAGCGGCCACGAGTCGTTTTTCGAGGCGGTCCTGGCAGCGGCCGACTGGCAGGTCTGGACCCGGCCGATGTTCGACAAGGTCGTCGAGCAGCCCCGGCTGTCGGTCAGCTGGTCGCGGTCGGCGCTGCCGTCCGGCCTCGAGCCGATCAAGGCGATGTCGGCCTCGTTGTCGGCCCGCTACGGCGTCCCGCTGACCCGCGTGTCGGCCAACCTGTACCGCGACGGGGCCGACTCGGTGGCCTGGCACGGCGACACGCACCTGCGCACCCTCCCCACGGCAACGGTCGCGGTCCTCTCCCTCGGCCATCCCAGGCCGTTCAGGCTTCGTCCACGCGGCGGAGGGCGCAGCTTCGGCTGGTCCCTGGGCCGCGGCGACCTCGCCGTGATGGGCGGTACCTGCCAGCGGACGTGGCAGCACGCCGTGCCCAAGGTCGCCCGGTCCGGTCCGCGCATCTGCGTGATGTTCCGCACCGAGGACTGGGACGGTGGCGGTGGACGCCCGTCCGGGCCGGTCCACCGGGGGTAG
- a CDS encoding glutamate--tRNA ligase produces MSTPLRVRFCPAPSGWLHVGGARTALFNWLWARRHGGTFVLRIEDTDAERATLESAAGMMQALDWLGLTWDEGPSIGEFDARGDHGPYLQSQRRPLHDAVARRLLEAGHAYEAFETPEELEELRASNQPYKTGHRDLTDEQRAAYRAEGREPVLRVRTPDEGEVSWEDGVRGTVTFQWAEIGDFVITRANGSPTYQLANVVDDIAQGVGFVARGEDLLSATPRQILMTQLLTADGILDAALADVDFPAREDGWPDTLTYAHMPLLVGEDRKKLSKRHGDVAIEAFEAEGMLPDVMMNFLALCGWSLDGTTERFTVPELIEAFSFERVNPSPAFFDTAKLRSLNGDAIKAMSDADFAAALVPVFQRAGLVAEPAPEADVALIAALAPHLKDRSQTLNDAVPFVAFAFRDEIEWDEKAIKKWLKPAAGDVLDFLTPRLEGLEEWTADAIMAVFTEATEALEVGMGKAMQPVRVVVTGSAVSPPLPETLAALDREWVLSRVRDGRAKVPAE; encoded by the coding sequence ATGAGCACTCCTCTTCGCGTCCGGTTCTGTCCCGCCCCGTCCGGGTGGCTGCACGTCGGCGGTGCCCGCACCGCCCTGTTCAACTGGCTGTGGGCCCGTCGCCACGGCGGCACCTTCGTGCTGCGCATCGAGGACACCGACGCCGAGCGGGCGACCCTGGAGTCCGCCGCCGGCATGATGCAGGCGCTGGACTGGCTCGGGCTGACGTGGGACGAGGGCCCCTCCATCGGGGAGTTCGACGCCCGCGGCGACCACGGGCCGTACCTGCAGTCGCAGCGCCGGCCGCTGCACGACGCCGTTGCCCGTCGGCTGCTCGAGGCCGGCCATGCCTACGAGGCGTTCGAGACCCCCGAGGAGCTCGAGGAGCTGCGGGCGTCCAACCAGCCCTACAAGACCGGCCATCGCGACCTGACCGACGAGCAGCGCGCCGCCTACCGGGCCGAGGGTCGCGAGCCCGTCCTGCGCGTCCGCACGCCCGACGAGGGTGAGGTGTCGTGGGAGGACGGCGTGCGTGGCACCGTCACCTTCCAGTGGGCCGAGATCGGGGACTTCGTCATCACTCGCGCCAACGGCTCGCCGACCTACCAGCTGGCCAACGTCGTCGACGACATCGCCCAGGGCGTCGGCTTCGTCGCCCGCGGTGAGGACCTCCTGTCGGCCACCCCGCGGCAGATCCTGATGACCCAGCTGCTGACCGCCGACGGGATCCTCGACGCGGCGCTGGCCGACGTCGACTTCCCCGCCCGCGAGGACGGCTGGCCCGACACCCTCACCTACGCCCACATGCCCCTGCTGGTCGGCGAGGACCGCAAGAAGCTGTCCAAGCGCCACGGCGACGTCGCCATCGAAGCGTTCGAGGCCGAGGGCATGCTGCCCGACGTGATGATGAACTTCCTGGCGCTGTGCGGTTGGTCGCTGGACGGCACGACCGAGCGGTTCACCGTGCCCGAGCTGATCGAGGCGTTCTCCTTCGAGCGGGTCAACCCCAGCCCCGCGTTCTTCGACACCGCCAAGCTGCGGTCGCTCAACGGTGACGCCATCAAGGCCATGTCCGATGCGGACTTCGCCGCCGCGCTGGTCCCCGTGTTCCAGCGGGCCGGCCTGGTCGCCGAGCCTGCGCCGGAGGCCGATGTCGCCCTCATCGCGGCGCTGGCCCCGCACCTCAAGGACCGCTCCCAGACCCTCAATGACGCCGTCCCGTTCGTGGCGTTCGCGTTCCGCGACGAGATCGAGTGGGACGAGAAGGCCATCAAGAAGTGGCTGAAGCCCGCCGCCGGGGACGTGCTGGACTTCCTGACCCCCCGCCTGGAGGGGCTGGAGGAGTGGACCGCCGACGCGATCATGGCCGTGTTCACCGAGGCGACGGAGGCCCTCGAGGTCGGGATGGGCAAGGCCATGCAGCCGGTCCGCGTCGTCGTGACCGGCTCGGCGGTCAGCCCGCCGCTGCCCGAGACCCTGGCGGCGCTCGACCGCGAGTGGGTGCTGTCGCGTGTCCGTGACGGCCGAGCGAAGGTCCCCGCCGAGTAG